TTCCCGTCTGCTTCTTCATCGAGAACAACCAGTACGCGGTGTCCACCACGGTGCAGGAAGCCACGGGCGAGGCACGCCTTTCCGGTCGCGGTCTTGGCTTCGGTATCCCCAGCTGGCGCGTCGACGGCCAGGACGTGCTCGCGGTGAAGTTGGCCATGGAGCAGGCGGTCGCGCACATGCGAGCAGGCGGCGGTCCAACGATCGTAGAGGCGGACACCTATCGCTACTTCCACCAGAACGGCCCGTTCCCTGGGAGCGCCTTCGGCTACCGCGACAAGGACGAGGAAACCCACTGGCGGGACAGAGATCCGATCGCCTTGGTCGAGTCGCACCTGGTCCGCCGCAATCTGCGAACCATCGATGAGTTGAGCGCCATCCGCAGCGCAATCCGCGCGGAGCTGGCCACGATCGGAGCCGGTCTGATCGAGCAGGACCCACAGGGCAAGCCCGGGCAGAACCGCATCCGCCCCGAGCTATGGCCGGATCCTGCTCGCATCGACGTCGGCATCCGCGGCGACCTGACGACCCTCGAGGGCCGGACTGTCCGCGAGGAGAAGGATTTCGGCGCCGATGAGGTCGGTGACCAGAAGTTCGTCGACGTTATCGCCGAGGTGATGGGGCGACGCATGGACGCCGATCCGAGCATCGTCGTGATGGGTGAGGACGTCCATAAACTCAGTGGCGGTTCGCGTGGTGCCACCAAGGGGCTGGCCGAGAAGTTCGAGGACCGGGTGCTGGGCACGCCCATATCTGAGGCGGCGTTCACCGGACTGGGCGGCGGACTGGCCCTAGATGGCCGGTTCTATCCGGTGGTGGAACTGATGTACGCCGACTTCATCTGGGTGGCTGCCGACCAGTTGTTCAACCAGATCGGCAAGGCGCGCCACATGTTCGGCGGCGATCACGACATGCCCCTGTTGCTGCGGATCAAAATTGGCACCGGCACCGGCTACGGCTCCCAACACTCCATGGACCCAGCGGGCATTCTGGCCACCTCCGTCGGTTGGCGCATCATCGCCCCGTCGTCACCTCTGGAGTACGTCGGCCTCCTCAACGCCGCGATGGCCCTGAAGGATCCAGTGGCGGTGCTCGAGCACGACGCCGACCTCTACAAGTCCGTCGGCCCTGCACCGCTGCGGGACTTCGACTTCATCCTGCCGCCGGGTCGGGCCGCCATTCGCCGGATAGGCGCCGCGGTGACGGTGCTGTCCTACCTGTCCATGGTGAACAAGTCAGTCGCCGCAGCAGACAGTAGTGGCATCGATGCCGAGGTCGTCGACTTGCGATGGCTGGACCGGGCCAGTATCGACTGGGACACCATCGAGGCCAGCATCAAGAAGACCAACCGTGTTCTGATCGTCGAGCAGGGGTCCCTGCAGACGTCGTACGGCGGCTGGTTGGCCGATGAGATCCAGCGGCGCTACTTCGACTGGTTGGATGCCCCGATCGAACGGGTCCACGGCAGCGAGTCATCACCCAGCATCTCCAAGGTGTTGGAAGCCGCCGCGCTCGCGGACGAGGCGGACATCGTCGTCGGCCTACGGCGCGTCACCGCCTGACCCGCGTATCTACCTCAACGACAAAGGAATTGACAGATGGCTAGCTACTTCCGGATGCCAGGGGTCTCAGCCGACTCCGATGAGGCGATCCTCGAATCGTGGATGGTAGAGGCGGGCGCTGAGATCAGCAAGGATCAGACGATCGCAACGGTTGAGACCGAGAAGGCGCTGGTCGAGGTGTCCGCCGACAGCGACGGCATCGTGCACACCCTGCTGGTCGACGGCGGCGCGACCGTGCCTGTCGGTGACCCGATTGCGGTGATCCTGGCGGTGGGCGAACCTGCCGCTGCCGCAGAGGAGTTGGTCGCGGCGCTCGGTAGCGAGCCCACGTCTGCGGCGGAGCTCGCGGTGCCTGCACCGCCCGAGCCCGCAATGCCGGCCCAGCCGGTCGCTGCGGCGCCTGCCCCTCCCGCGCCACCGGCCGCTGCGCCGCAGGTCCCGGAGCGCGAACTGGTCGGGGTCGGCGGACGGCGGTTCTCGAGCCCATCTGCGCGACGGGTTGCTCGCGAGCTCGGCGTCGACATCGATCGGGTCGACGGCAGCGGACCGCGGGGTCGGATCGTGCGTGCCGACGTCGAGGCGGCCGCGGCCGCCGGCAGCGCTCCGGAAACCGCTGCCCCATCAGCTGCACCGTTTACCCAGCCGGCGCCAAGCCCGCAAACGGTTTCGTCGGCGTACGACGGGTGGGAGGCGGTGCCGCACACCAAGCTGCGTCGCCTCGTGGCCAGCCGCCTTCAACAGTCCAAGCAGACGGCACCGCACTTCTACCTTCGCGCGTCCGTGCGGATGGATGCTGTGCTCGCACTGCGGGCCGAGATCAACGACAGTCGCGACCAGCGAATCTCGGTCAATGACTTCATCGTCAAAGCGGCCGCCATTGCCCTGCTCGATGTGCCGGGCATGAACGTGGTGTGGACCGACGACGCGATCCTGCAGGCACCGCGGGCGGACGTCGCCGTCGCAGTGGCCTCCGAGCGCGGTCTGGTCACGCCGGTCATCCTTGACGCCGGATCGCTCTCCCTCTCAACGCTTTCCGCCCGGATCAGGGATGCAGCCAACCGTGCTGGCGAAGGTCGCCTCAACCAGTCCGAACTGGAAGGTGGCACTCTCACCGTCAGCAATCTGGGCATGTACGGCGTCGAGGAATTCGATGCGATCATCAATCCGCCGCACGCCGGCATCCTCGCCGTGGGCGCCGCCGTCCCGAAGCCGGTTGTCGCAGATGACGGCCAACTCGAGGTCGGCACGGTGATGTCCGTCGTCCTCTCGGTGGACCACCGCCCGGTGGACGGCGCCCTCGGGGCGCAGTGGCTCGCCCGCTTCAAGCAGTTGCTCCAACAACCAATGTTGCTCCTGGTATGACCGCGTCGGCGCCCGGGCTACTGCTGGACCGAGTCGATACGGCCGTCTTCGACCTGGATGGCACCGTTTACCTCGGCGACGCGCTCCTGCCGGGCGCGCAGCGAACGATCCATGCGCTGCGCGCTTCCGGCAAGCGCACCGTCTTCTGTAGCAACAACCCCACGAAGACGGCGTTGGAGTACGCCGAGAAGCTGACCCGGCTGGGAGTGCCCACTGACCCTGCCGATGTCGTGACGAGCCTGACGGCAACGGTGCGGTGGGTCCAGGACAACGCGGCGGGTGCCAAGGTCTTTGCGATCGGGGAGGCGCCGCTGGAGTCTGCGCTGACCGATGCCGGCGTCGAACTGAGCGACGACCCGGAGCAGATCGACGTCGTCATCGCTTCGTACGATCGGGCCTTCGACTACCGGAAACTGCAGATTGCCTTCGACGCGTTGTGGTTTCACAAGCGCGCTCGTCTGGTCGCCACCAATCCTGACCGCTTTTGCCCCTTCCCCGGTGGCCGCGGTGAGCCGGATGCCGCGTCGGTGATCGCGGCGATCGAGGCCTGCGCCCAGGTGCGATGCGAGGCGGTGTTCGGCAAGCCCGAGCAAGGACTGTTGGACATCATGATCAGCCTCACCGGGTTGCACCCCGAATCGACCGTGATGCTCGGAGACCGCCTCGCCACTGACATTCGCTTTGCGAACCGGGGCGGCATGACGTCGGCCCTGGTTCTGACCGGCGAGACCGATCGAGCTCTACTAGCGCGCAACGGTGCCGATGATCCGCCCGATGTCGTTCTCGACCGGATCGACGAGCTACTAACCATCTGCGGCTGACGAAGCTGCGGGGCCCCGCCTGAAGGAGGCACGACCATGTTCCGATCGACCATTGCCGGCGATGAGGTCCCCTCCCGCCATGCACTCGACATCCCGGGCGCTCAGGTGCCGATGCATGTTCTCGCGCGGCCCGGCGCCGTGCACGACCTCGCGACGATTCTCGACAGCGCCGGCCCGTTCACGCGGGTGGCGCTGCTGACCGACGATGTCGCCAAGACGTTCGCTGGCGGTGACGTGCTGGACTGCGTACGTCGCGCGCTACCCGCTGGGCCAAACATCCGGGAACTGGTCGTACAGACCGGTGACCATGGCCTCACGCTCGATGAAACCGTGGTGGAATCGGTCGTCGCTCGGGCCGCCGGCGTCGACCTGGTCCTGGGGGTTGGTTCGGGCACCATCTGCGACTTGGCCAAACAGCTTGGCGCGACGCTCGACGTAC
The window above is part of the Branchiibius hedensis genome. Proteins encoded here:
- a CDS encoding alpha-ketoacid dehydrogenase subunit alpha/beta, with protein sequence MPETTPLNPLAPWVELATTTADWDAATPHELDTMYAQLNIIRSFEEEVLVLAGQKLINGPAHSSIGQEAGAVGSGLPLNAGDQVNGSHRGHHQFLAKALGFVAPDGIDPAQPLGAAVREVLHRSMAEIAGLADGYCHGRGGSMHLQWKEAGAMGTNAIVGGAVPFATGFAWADRHADTDNVAVTYFGDGAVNIGSVLESFNLAAAWNLPVCFFIENNQYAVSTTVQEATGEARLSGRGLGFGIPSWRVDGQDVLAVKLAMEQAVAHMRAGGGPTIVEADTYRYFHQNGPFPGSAFGYRDKDEETHWRDRDPIALVESHLVRRNLRTIDELSAIRSAIRAELATIGAGLIEQDPQGKPGQNRIRPELWPDPARIDVGIRGDLTTLEGRTVREEKDFGADEVGDQKFVDVIAEVMGRRMDADPSIVVMGEDVHKLSGGSRGATKGLAEKFEDRVLGTPISEAAFTGLGGGLALDGRFYPVVELMYADFIWVAADQLFNQIGKARHMFGGDHDMPLLLRIKIGTGTGYGSQHSMDPAGILATSVGWRIIAPSSPLEYVGLLNAAMALKDPVAVLEHDADLYKSVGPAPLRDFDFILPPGRAAIRRIGAAVTVLSYLSMVNKSVAAADSSGIDAEVVDLRWLDRASIDWDTIEASIKKTNRVLIVEQGSLQTSYGGWLADEIQRRYFDWLDAPIERVHGSESSPSISKVLEAAALADEADIVVGLRRVTA
- a CDS encoding dihydrolipoamide acetyltransferase family protein is translated as MASYFRMPGVSADSDEAILESWMVEAGAEISKDQTIATVETEKALVEVSADSDGIVHTLLVDGGATVPVGDPIAVILAVGEPAAAAEELVAALGSEPTSAAELAVPAPPEPAMPAQPVAAAPAPPAPPAAAPQVPERELVGVGGRRFSSPSARRVARELGVDIDRVDGSGPRGRIVRADVEAAAAAGSAPETAAPSAAPFTQPAPSPQTVSSAYDGWEAVPHTKLRRLVASRLQQSKQTAPHFYLRASVRMDAVLALRAEINDSRDQRISVNDFIVKAAAIALLDVPGMNVVWTDDAILQAPRADVAVAVASERGLVTPVILDAGSLSLSTLSARIRDAANRAGEGRLNQSELEGGTLTVSNLGMYGVEEFDAIINPPHAGILAVGAAVPKPVVADDGQLEVGTVMSVVLSVDHRPVDGALGAQWLARFKQLLQQPMLLLV
- a CDS encoding HAD-IIA family hydrolase, coding for MTASAPGLLLDRVDTAVFDLDGTVYLGDALLPGAQRTIHALRASGKRTVFCSNNPTKTALEYAEKLTRLGVPTDPADVVTSLTATVRWVQDNAAGAKVFAIGEAPLESALTDAGVELSDDPEQIDVVIASYDRAFDYRKLQIAFDALWFHKRARLVATNPDRFCPFPGGRGEPDAASVIAAIEACAQVRCEAVFGKPEQGLLDIMISLTGLHPESTVMLGDRLATDIRFANRGGMTSALVLTGETDRALLARNGADDPPDVVLDRIDELLTICG